One stretch of Actinomycetes bacterium DNA includes these proteins:
- a CDS encoding DUF3488 and transglutaminase-like domain-containing protein, producing PIGVSVGVEMLTVAGVGLVAVLVDLFAVTMRRAALAGIPLLVLQTVPTAIAPDGVSWVAFAIGAIGFLALLLAESRERVSRWGRPMRYTAERANYRPDVETAPLGQVGRRVGATALGLALVVPAVLPDVDASGWGFGSGGFGPGSGGGQEVAVVNPIIDLGRNLRRQDDQLVIRYRGKPTYLRLVGLDQFTGKQWRPSELHVSRDDDNVEDGLQTPPGLGSTVERTQRTYRVQIDDLDQEWLPLPYPSRRVSIDGTWLYDPVTFNVFGENASTRDISYTVRALDVEPTAEELRLAAEDGYPTSLNRFLDLPADVPGDVVLQTQEIVGDRTNGYDQALAIQDWLRDPGIFTYSEDVADTVGDANGSQAIAAFLQTRQGYCVHFASTMAVMARILGIPARVAVGFTSGTADGQGNRNVGLKDAHAWPELYFDGVGWVAFEPTPATRTGSPPPWARGGAGATTPGSTPSSSATASPNGDAPDSLRNRERTDIPGFDDSQSGGGAGGIGAGPVRIPVIPLVIALGLLLLLLVPSVTRLLVRRRRWAGARTPVEQARAAWADLQDTLVDHGYTWRPSDSPRKGIARLVADRGLTGEAAEAGTRLADVTERTRYAPVTPESVGDVRVDVDTIRAAMGETAGRWGRWRARLLPRSTRAVATALSERLADALDAVDNAVAAVTTRLHLRRT from the coding sequence AGCACCCGACGGCGTCAGCTGGGTGGCGTTCGCCATCGGAGCCATCGGCTTCCTCGCCCTGCTGCTGGCCGAGTCGCGCGAGCGGGTCAGCCGTTGGGGCCGGCCGATGCGCTACACCGCCGAGCGCGCCAACTACCGGCCCGACGTCGAGACGGCGCCGCTCGGCCAGGTCGGCCGCCGGGTCGGAGCGACGGCTCTCGGGCTCGCTCTCGTCGTGCCTGCCGTGCTGCCCGACGTCGACGCCAGCGGGTGGGGCTTCGGGTCAGGCGGGTTCGGCCCGGGCAGCGGCGGCGGCCAGGAGGTCGCCGTCGTCAACCCGATCATCGACCTCGGCCGCAACCTGCGTCGCCAGGACGACCAGCTGGTCATCCGCTACCGCGGCAAGCCGACGTACCTGCGACTCGTCGGGCTCGACCAGTTCACCGGCAAGCAGTGGCGGCCCAGCGAGCTGCACGTCTCCCGCGACGACGACAACGTCGAGGACGGGCTGCAGACGCCGCCCGGTCTCGGCAGCACGGTGGAGCGCACCCAGCGCACCTACCGCGTCCAGATCGACGACCTGGACCAGGAGTGGCTGCCGCTGCCTTACCCGTCGCGGCGGGTGTCGATCGACGGGACGTGGCTCTACGACCCGGTGACGTTCAACGTCTTCGGCGAGAACGCCTCGACCCGCGACATCTCCTACACCGTGCGGGCGCTCGACGTGGAACCGACCGCCGAGGAGCTGCGGCTCGCCGCGGAGGACGGCTACCCGACGTCGCTCAACAGGTTCCTCGACCTGCCGGCCGACGTGCCGGGCGACGTCGTGCTCCAGACGCAGGAGATCGTCGGCGACCGGACCAACGGATACGACCAGGCGCTGGCGATCCAGGACTGGCTGCGCGACCCCGGCATCTTCACCTACTCCGAGGACGTCGCCGACACGGTGGGTGACGCCAACGGCTCGCAGGCCATCGCCGCGTTCCTGCAGACCCGCCAGGGCTACTGCGTGCACTTCGCCTCGACGATGGCCGTCATGGCGCGCATCCTCGGCATCCCGGCCCGGGTCGCCGTGGGGTTCACCTCGGGCACCGCCGACGGGCAGGGCAACCGCAACGTCGGCCTGAAGGACGCCCACGCCTGGCCGGAGCTCTACTTCGACGGCGTCGGCTGGGTGGCCTTCGAGCCGACGCCCGCGACCCGCACCGGCAGCCCGCCGCCGTGGGCGCGCGGCGGCGCGGGCGCGACGACGCCCGGCTCGACGCCCAGCAGCAGCGCCACCGCGTCACCCAACGGCGACGCGCCGGACAGCCTGCGCAACCGTGAGCGCACCGACATCCCGGGCTTCGACGACAGCCAGTCCGGCGGCGGTGCCGGCGGCATCGGCGCCGGCCCGGTGCGGATCCCGGTGATCCCGCTTGTCATCGCGCTGGGCCTGCTGCTCCTGCTGCTCGTCCCGTCGGTGACCCGCTTGCTCGTACGTCGTCGCCGGTGGGCGGGGGCGCGCACCCCGGTCGAGCAGGCCCGGGCCGCCTGGGCCGACCTGCAGGACACGCTGGTCGACCACGGTTACACCTGGCGGCCGAGCGACTCGCCCCGCAAGGGCATCGCCCGGCTGGTGGCCGACCGGGGCCTCACCGGCGAGGCGGCCGAGGCCGGGACGCGGCTGGCCGACGTCACCGAGCGCACCCGCTACGCGCCGGTCACCCCGGAGTCGGTGGGCGACGTACGCGTCGATGTCGACACCATCCGGGCGGCCATGGGGGAGACCGCCGGCCGGTGGGGACGCTGGCGGGCCCGCCTGCTGCCGCGCTCCACCCGGGCGGTCGCCACCGCGCTGTCCGAGCGACTGGCCGACGCGCTGGACGCCGTCGACAACGCCGTGGCCGCGGTCACCACCCGGCTGCACCTGCGCCGGACCTGA
- a CDS encoding DUF3040 domain-containing protein — MPLSEHEQRLLEQMERALYAEDPKFASSLRGKDPRSNFRRRILLAAVGFIVGVVLLMTGLVAQVIVVSILGFLAMLASALFAVTSYRAVTTANQLGVVDGTGVRKPRTTTRRSRGASASSGGFMQRIEDRWNRRRDEGR, encoded by the coding sequence GTGCCGCTCTCCGAGCACGAGCAGCGACTGCTCGAGCAGATGGAGCGCGCCCTCTATGCCGAGGACCCCAAGTTCGCGTCCTCGCTGCGCGGCAAGGACCCGCGGAGCAACTTCCGTCGCCGCATCCTGCTCGCCGCCGTCGGCTTCATCGTCGGCGTCGTCCTGCTGATGACCGGGCTGGTCGCGCAGGTGATCGTGGTCAGCATCCTCGGCTTCCTGGCGATGCTGGCCAGCGCGCTCTTCGCGGTCACCAGCTACCGCGCCGTCACGACCGCCAACCAGCTCGGTGTCGTCGACGGCACCGGCGTGCGCAAGCCGCGCACCACCACGCGCCGCAGCCGGGGCGCCTCCGCCTCGTCCGGCGGCTTCATGCAGCGCATCGAGGACCGGTGGAACCGGCGCCGCGACGAGGGCCGCTGA
- a CDS encoding DNA polymerase IV yields MSRSQQLHRPGPPSGPPGDDAGCTVLHVDMDAFYASVELISRPELRGTPVIVGGGSRGVVLSATYEARRFGVHSAMPMTRARRLCPQATVVPPSHGLYSAISAGVMEIFRSVTPLVEPLSLDEAFLDVGGAVRRLGRPAEIGQLIRDRVADEQGITCSVGVASTKFVAKLASTRAKPDGMIVVPAADVVAFLHPLPVGALWGVGEKTELALTRLGLRTVGDIAHTPRSTLVRALGQATGSHLHALSWGRDERTVVPHEPDKSIGAEETFARDVDDPEVVLRELLRLSEKTAARLRSGGMAGRTVSLKVRFADFTTITRSRTLPEATDVAAVVYGTARGLFEALGLDRARLRLVGVRVEQLVRSETAPHQLLLGERSRGRREAEQAADRAALRFGSGAVRPASLVPDRTERTDRPDDAPPGASGRQPSGPPGRSPG; encoded by the coding sequence GTGAGCCGCAGCCAGCAGCTGCACCGGCCCGGGCCGCCCAGCGGGCCGCCGGGCGACGACGCCGGCTGCACGGTGCTGCACGTCGACATGGACGCCTTCTACGCGTCGGTCGAGCTGATCAGCCGCCCGGAGCTGCGGGGGACGCCGGTGATCGTCGGCGGTGGGTCGCGCGGTGTGGTGCTCTCCGCGACGTACGAGGCACGGCGCTTCGGTGTGCACTCCGCGATGCCGATGACCCGGGCCCGGCGGCTGTGCCCGCAGGCGACCGTCGTCCCGCCCAGCCACGGGCTGTACTCGGCGATCTCCGCGGGCGTGATGGAGATCTTCCGGTCGGTGACCCCGTTGGTCGAGCCGCTCTCGCTGGACGAGGCGTTCCTCGACGTGGGTGGTGCGGTGCGCCGGCTGGGCCGGCCGGCCGAGATCGGGCAGCTGATCCGCGACCGGGTCGCCGACGAGCAGGGCATCACCTGCTCGGTCGGCGTGGCCAGCACGAAGTTCGTCGCCAAGCTGGCGTCCACCCGGGCCAAGCCGGACGGGATGATCGTGGTGCCGGCGGCCGACGTGGTCGCGTTCCTGCACCCGCTGCCGGTGGGCGCCCTGTGGGGAGTGGGGGAGAAGACCGAGCTGGCCCTGACCCGGCTCGGTCTGCGCACGGTCGGCGACATCGCCCACACCCCGAGGTCGACCCTGGTGCGGGCACTCGGCCAGGCGACCGGCTCGCACCTGCACGCGCTGTCCTGGGGTCGCGACGAGCGGACCGTCGTGCCGCACGAGCCGGACAAGAGCATCGGCGCCGAGGAGACCTTCGCCCGCGACGTGGACGACCCCGAGGTCGTGCTGCGCGAGCTGCTGCGGCTGAGCGAGAAGACCGCGGCCCGGCTGCGCTCGGGCGGCATGGCCGGCCGGACGGTCAGCCTCAAGGTGCGGTTCGCCGACTTCACGACGATCACCCGGTCCCGGACCCTGCCCGAGGCGACCGACGTGGCAGCCGTCGTCTACGGCACCGCCCGCGGCCTGTTCGAGGCGCTCGGGCTCGACCGGGCTCGGCTGCGGCTGGTCGGCGTGCGGGTCGAGCAGCTGGTCCGTTCCGAGACGGCGCCGCACCAGCTGCTCCTGGGGGAGCGCAGCCGGGGTCGCCGCGAGGCCGAGCAGGCCGCCGACCGGGCCGCCCTGCGGTTCGGGTCCGGCGCCGTACGCCCGGCGAGCCTGGTCCCGGACCGGACGGAACGGACAGACCGCCCCGACGACGCCCCACCCGGAGCGAGCGGGAGGCAACCTTCGGGGCCACCCGGACGTTCTCCTGGATGA
- a CDS encoding class I SAM-dependent methyltransferase, whose protein sequence is MLRDALATYGRSDDSDHHPLDVVDVGGGTGGFAVPLAEAGHRVTVVDPSPDALASLLRRAGETGAVVHAVQGDAAGLLDVVAPGSADLVLCHGVLEHVDEVRPAVESLVAVLRPGGTLSVLVAHRNAAVVARTVAGHYAEARHALADPDGRWGPGDPLPRRFTEAGLLAVLGATGLEVGSVHGVRTLADLAPAAEAEADPAEELVELELATAGMPEFRAVATQLHVLASRV, encoded by the coding sequence CTGCTGCGCGACGCGCTGGCCACCTACGGCCGCTCCGACGACTCGGACCACCACCCGCTGGACGTGGTCGATGTCGGCGGGGGCACCGGCGGGTTCGCCGTCCCGCTGGCCGAGGCCGGCCACCGGGTCACCGTCGTCGACCCCAGCCCCGACGCCCTGGCCTCGCTGCTGCGCCGGGCCGGCGAGACCGGCGCCGTGGTCCACGCGGTCCAGGGCGACGCCGCCGGGCTGCTCGACGTGGTGGCGCCGGGCAGCGCCGACCTGGTCCTCTGCCACGGCGTCCTCGAGCACGTCGACGAGGTCCGGCCGGCGGTCGAGTCGCTGGTGGCGGTGCTGCGTCCCGGCGGCACGCTCAGCGTCCTGGTCGCCCACCGCAACGCCGCGGTCGTCGCACGCACCGTCGCCGGCCACTACGCCGAGGCCCGGCACGCCCTGGCCGACCCGGACGGCCGGTGGGGTCCCGGCGACCCGCTGCCCCGCCGGTTCACCGAGGCCGGTCTGCTCGCGGTGCTCGGCGCGACCGGTCTCGAGGTGGGCAGCGTCCACGGCGTACGCACGCTCGCCGACCTGGCGCCGGCCGCCGAAGCCGAGGCCGACCCGGCCGAGGAGCTCGTGGAGCTCGAGCTCGCCACCGCCGGGATGCCGGAGTTCCGGGCTGTGGCCACCCAATTGCACGTGCTCGCCTCCCGGGTCTGA